DNA sequence from the Candidatus Methylomirabilis lanthanidiphila genome:
GTCTACTTTATCGGTCCGCAGGTATGGGCGTGGCGTGCCGGCCGGATACGAGCGATTGCCAGGTATGTCCGACGGCTTTTGGTTATCTTTCCCTTTGAGGAAGGTTTCTATCGAGACCGGGGGGTTGAGGCGTCATATGTCGGACACCCGCTTATGGATCGATTAGCATGCGCACCATCGATGGATGAGGCGCGTCGCCGTCTGGGGCTGGAGGGGGAGGCTCCGGTGTTGGGGCTTCTGCCTGGCAGCCGCGTAGGTGAACTTGCGCGGCATCTGCCCGTCTTACTCAGATCGGCCAAGCAACTGATGGCGGAGCGGCCGGATCTTCGTGTCATAATCGCCGCGGCCGACGGGCTGCCCCTCGACCTTATCGGGTCCTACGTCAACCAAGAGGCTGTCTCAGTCAGAGTCGTACAGGGGCGGACCTACGAGGTCGTGGCTGCCTCTGATCTGATTCTTGTGGCGTCTGGCACCGCAACCCTCGAGGCAGGCATCATCGGGACCCCCATGGTGATTGTGTATCGTCTCGCATTTCTCTCATGGCTGTTTGGCCGCCTCTTGATCAGGGTTCCGTACATCGGTATGGTGAATCTGGTAGCGGGAAAACGGGTTGTGCCTGAGTTGATTCAATTTCAGGCGACGCCGGAGCGAATCGCCGACGAAGCGCGTCGGCTGCTCCAATCTGCAGAACAACGTTGCCGAACGCGGCAGGAGCTCCGGCAGATGCGTGATCGCCTGGGACCGTCTGGAGCCTTGAGCCGGACAGCAGACGCGATCCTTGAGTGTTTGCGGTCCGGCGTGTTGGAAGAGATGGTGGCCCAGGGCGGGTAATGGGGAAGTCGCCCTTGTCCCGGGCGGTCGGTGTGCTCAAGGAAGACCCCCGTGTTGCGCGAATGGTTCCATGGCTGGCTGCGGGGTTGATGCGATGCCTGTTTCGCTTGCTTCGAGTGGTTCATGTGGACCGTGCGTATCCGGAACGCTGCTGGGCAAGAGGGGAGCGGATCATCATAGCCTTCTGGCATGGCCGGCTCCTGATGATGCCGTTTGCCTATCCCGGCACGCCCAGCGCGCTACTGATCAGCCAGCATCGGGATGGAGAATATCTCAGCCGAATCGCAACGCGGTTTGGATTTGAGGTCGTTCGAGGCTCGGCAACGCGAGGCGGGATGCGCGCCGTGAAACAGATGATCCGCGCCATCAGAGAGAGGCTGAACCTGGCGATCGCCCCGGATGGGCCGAAGGGACCACGAGCAAAGGTGAAGTCCGGCGTCATCGAGATGGCGAGGCTGACTGGGGCCCCTATTGTGCCGGTC
Encoded proteins:
- a CDS encoding Lipid-A-disaccharide synthase; this encodes MRDGRILIVAGESSGDLHAAGVVAELRRRAPDLTIEGIGGERMRRAGVRLHAHAGDLAVVGLVEVAGRLPAIWRAYRSMIRCLRDRRPDLVILVDFPDFNLRLARRAFRLGIPVVYFIGPQVWAWRAGRIRAIARYVRRLLVIFPFEEGFYRDRGVEASYVGHPLMDRLACAPSMDEARRRLGLEGEAPVLGLLPGSRVGELARHLPVLLRSAKQLMAERPDLRVIIAAADGLPLDLIGSYVNQEAVSVRVVQGRTYEVVAASDLILVASGTATLEAGIIGTPMVIVYRLAFLSWLFGRLLIRVPYIGMVNLVAGKRVVPELIQFQATPERIADEARRLLQSAEQRCRTRQELRQMRDRLGPSGALSRTADAILECLRSGVLEEMVAQGG